The Streptomyces sp. NBC_00435 nucleotide sequence CCGCCGGCCGCAGGACCCCACCGACACCGCGGCCCCCTCGGGCTGGACGGCCGCCGCCGGCGCGCTGCTCTCGTACGCCGCGCACACCGGGTCCCGGGCGCACCGTACGGCCGCCGAGCGGGCGCTGGCCGTGGTGCACGCGCTCGGGCCGCGTGCACCGCGGTTCATCGGGCACGGGCTGGCGGTCGCCGAGGCGCTCGTGGACGGGCCCCGCGAGGTGGCCGTGGTCGGTCATCCGGAGGATCCGGCGCGGGCGGAGCTGCACCGGGTCGCGTTGCTGGGGACGGCTCCCGGGGCGGTCGTGGCGACGGGGCTGCCGCGTGCGGCGGACGGCAGTGGTGGGGAGTTCCCCCTTCTGGCCGAGCGCACACTGGTGCACGACCTCCCTACGGCGTATGTGTGTCGACATTTCGTCTGCGCGCGGCCTACGACGGATCCGGTCGAGCTGGCGGAGCAGTTGGAGGCGGTTCGCCCCTGAAAGGGTCGGAGTAGCGTCAATTCCGGTTGCCTGAGCGAGAGTTCGGAAACGTGGTTTTTATCCGGGCAACGCCTCGATGTCATGTTCGCTGCCTAATCTCGTGACTTCGGGAGTCACCGATCGCGCACCGGGGGTTGCGCACGCAGGGGGGAATCGGGGGCGGGGCGAGGGCGGCGGGCAGGGGAGCCCGTCGCGCATCCGCCCGCCCCCGGGGATTCGACGAACGCCGCCTGGGGTTGCGGCATGTCTGTGGGGGACAGTTTGTTCATATCCATGTTCATTTGTGCCGTGTCACTCGCGCTCTTCTGGATGGCCGCGTTCACGCTCTGGTGGCAGATGCACGCGTGGAGGACGCCCGAGACCCTGGCCTCGACCCGGTTCGACCGCCCCGACGGCGGCGGCCGGCTGGCCTTCTCGCTGCTCCTGCCCGCCCGCCACGAGCAGGCGGTCCTGGAGCACACCATCGAGCGGCTCCTGGAATCGAGCCACCGCGACTACGAGATCATCGTGATCGTCGGCCACGACGACCCCGGGACCGCGGAGGTGGCCGAGCGGGCCGCCGCCCGTGCGCCCGGTCTCGTACGCGTCATCACCGACCACAACGAGGTCAAGAACAAGCCGAAGGCCCTCAACACCGCCCTCCCGCACTGCCGGGGCGACATCGTCGGGGTCTTCGACGCCGAGGACCAGGTCCACCCCGAGCTGCTCTCCCACGTGGACCACGCCTTCCGCGCCACCGGCGCCGACGTGGTGCAGGGCGGGGTCCAGCTCATCAACTTCCACTCCAGCTGGTACAGCCTGCGCAACTGCCTGGAGTACTTCTTCTGGTTCCGCTCCCGCCTGCACCTGCACGCCGAGAAGGGCTTCATCCCGCTCGGCGGCAACACCGTCTTCGTGCGGACCGAGGTGCTGCGCGAGGCCGGTGGCTGGGACCCGAACTGCCTCGCCGAGGACTGCGACCTGGGCGTGCGGCTGTCCTCCGCGGGCAAGAAGGTGGTGGTTGCCTACGACTCCGACATGGTGACCCGTGAGGAGACCCCGGGCTCGCTGGTGAGCCTGCTCAAGCAGCGCACCCGCTGGAACCAGGGCTTCCTCCAGGTGTACCGGAAGAAGGACTGGCAGCGGCTGCCCGGCCGCGGCCAGCGCTGGCTGGCCCGCTACACGCTCATGACCCCGTTCATGCAGGCCACTTCGGGGGTCGTCATCCCGGTCAACTTCGCCGTCGCCGTCCTCCTCGACGTCCCCGTCGGCATCGCGATCGTCACCTTCCTGCCGATGATCACCGCGATGGTCACCTTCGTGTTCGAGGTCGTCGGCCTCCACGACTTCGGCCGTCAGTACGGGATGCGCGTGCGCTTCACGCACTACGCCAAGCTCGTGGCCGGCGGCCCGTTCTACCAGGTGATGCTGGCCGGCGCCGCGATCCGCGCGGTCTGGCGCGAGCAGCGCGGACGGAGCGACTGGGAGCTGACCAGTCACACCGGGGCGCACCTCGCGGGGGCGCTCGCGTCAGCCGCGACCGGGAGGGACTCCGCCGTCGGCGGCCCTGCCCCGACCCACGTTTCCGCGTCCGTCACGAGCCGAGAGGACAGTCACCAGTGACCACCACCGTGCCCACGGCCACTGATCCGGAGCCCCAGCCGGCCGCCACCGACCCGAGCGCGACCCCGGAAACGACCCCGGCCCCGACCGCGATCCTGACACCGGCCCCGGTGCGGATCCCCGCCCAGCGCCGAGGCGCCGCGGACACCGCGTCGACCCTCCCGGCCCGGCGCGGCGGACCGGTCCGGTTCCGCTCCTCGCGCCCCGACCTGCTGCTCTGCGGGGCACTGCTGCTCGCGATCGTCCTCGTACAGGGCTGGAACATCACCAACTTCCCGACGCTCAGCGACGACGAGGGCACCTACCTCGCTCAGGCGTGGGCCGTCCAGCAGGGCCGGGGCCTGGCCCACTACACGTACTGGTACGACCATCCCCCGCTCGGCTGGATCCAGATCGCGGGCCTGACCTACCTGCCGTCCCTCTTCGTGCCCGACTCGATGACCGTGGCGCCCATGCGGTTCTCGATGCTCGCGGTCTCCGCCGCCAGTGCCGTCCTGCTGTACGTGCTCGCGCGCCGGCTCCGGCTGCCGCGCTGGGCGGCGGGGCTGGCCATGGGCCTGTTCGGGCTCTCCCCGCTCTCCGTCGTACTGCAGCGGGAGATCTTCCTCGACAACATCGCCGTGATGTGGATGCTGCTGGCGTTCTGCCTCGCGGCGTCCCCCAGCCGCCACCTGTGGCACCACTTCGCCTCGGGACTGGCGGCCGCCACCGCGGTTCTGACGAAGGAGACGATGCTGGTGGTGCTCCCGGCGCTGCTGGTGACGATGTGGCGCCACAGCCACCGGGACACCCGTAAGTTCGCCGTCACCGGGGCCGTCACCGCCTGCGCGCTCATCGGGCTCACGTATCCGCTGTACGCGCTGCTCAACGCCGAGCTGCTGCCCGGCTCCGGCCACGTCTCCCTCGTCGACGGCATCACCTACCAGATGGGCCGCGCCGGCTCCGGGTTCATCCTCGACCCCGGCTCCGGTTCGCACGGGGTCTTCGAATCCTGGCTGTACTACGACACCGTGCTGCCGCTCGGCGGACTGGCCGGAGCGGTCCTGCTCCTGACCACCACGCGCTGGTCGGTCACCGCCCGTGCCCTCGCCGGCCCCGCGCTGGCCGCCGTCATCCTCGGCCTCGTCGCGCTGCGGCCCTCCGGCTACCTCCCCGCGATGTACGTGATCCAGGCGCTGCCGTTCCTGGCACTGGTCCTGGCCGGGGGCGCGGCCAGCGTCACACACGCCGTGCTGCGCCGCCGCCGCGCGCCGGGGGAGCGGCGGGTGCTCGCGTACGGGCGCTGGGCGCTGGTCGGCGTCCTCGCCGCCGCGGCGGCGGCGTACGTGCTCCCGCGCTGGTACGACGGCAACCGCACGGCGCTCACGGTCGACGCGAACGCCCCGTACCGGCAGGCCGCGGCCTGGCTCGGGCGCGAGGTGCCCGACCCCGCCTCGACCCGGGTCCTGGTCGACGACGCGCTGTGGCTGGACGCCGTGCACCACGGGTTCGCGCCCGGGCCGGGTGCCATCTGGTTCTAC carries:
- a CDS encoding glycosyltransferase, coding for MFICAVSLALFWMAAFTLWWQMHAWRTPETLASTRFDRPDGGGRLAFSLLLPARHEQAVLEHTIERLLESSHRDYEIIVIVGHDDPGTAEVAERAAARAPGLVRVITDHNEVKNKPKALNTALPHCRGDIVGVFDAEDQVHPELLSHVDHAFRATGADVVQGGVQLINFHSSWYSLRNCLEYFFWFRSRLHLHAEKGFIPLGGNTVFVRTEVLREAGGWDPNCLAEDCDLGVRLSSAGKKVVVAYDSDMVTREETPGSLVSLLKQRTRWNQGFLQVYRKKDWQRLPGRGQRWLARYTLMTPFMQATSGVVIPVNFAVAVLLDVPVGIAIVTFLPMITAMVTFVFEVVGLHDFGRQYGMRVRFTHYAKLVAGGPFYQVMLAGAAIRAVWREQRGRSDWELTSHTGAHLAGALASAATGRDSAVGGPAPTHVSASVTSREDSHQ
- a CDS encoding ArnT family glycosyltransferase; the protein is MRIPAQRRGAADTASTLPARRGGPVRFRSSRPDLLLCGALLLAIVLVQGWNITNFPTLSDDEGTYLAQAWAVQQGRGLAHYTYWYDHPPLGWIQIAGLTYLPSLFVPDSMTVAPMRFSMLAVSAASAVLLYVLARRLRLPRWAAGLAMGLFGLSPLSVVLQREIFLDNIAVMWMLLAFCLAASPSRHLWHHFASGLAAATAVLTKETMLVVLPALLVTMWRHSHRDTRKFAVTGAVTACALIGLTYPLYALLNAELLPGSGHVSLVDGITYQMGRAGSGFILDPGSGSHGVFESWLYYDTVLPLGGLAGAVLLLTTTRWSVTARALAGPALAAVILGLVALRPSGYLPAMYVIQALPFLALVLAGGAASVTHAVLRRRRAPGERRVLAYGRWALVGVLAAAAAAYVLPRWYDGNRTALTVDANAPYRQAAAWLGREVPDPASTRVLVDDALWLDAVHHGFAPGPGAIWFYKADLDPAVTKTLPRGWQDIDYVVSSPTVRRDAVTLPNVKAALEHSTPVAVFGEGEDRIEIRRTDRVANGS